A single window of Leptolyngbya ohadii IS1 DNA harbors:
- a CDS encoding YybH family protein, whose translation MDRLTDKLPADQPDRFAQLPQANRPTEESAHDVSTPAEHSADALSETLLESRIDPEVEAIITKYFETFNAGDFAETAALFAEEGAMFPPFESAVVGPEAIAAYLRQEAQGMKIEVRQCVQETLETGITEVKVAGKVQTPLFGVNVTWMFGLNDRLELLAVRIKLLAALEDLLKLKQ comes from the coding sequence ATGGATCGCCTTACTGACAAACTTCCTGCCGACCAGCCCGACCGCTTCGCGCAACTGCCACAGGCAAATCGCCCCACAGAAGAATCGGCTCACGATGTCTCAACGCCTGCCGAACATTCCGCAGATGCCCTGAGCGAAACTTTACTCGAAAGCCGAATCGATCCCGAAGTTGAAGCCATTATCACAAAGTATTTTGAGACGTTCAACGCAGGCGATTTTGCGGAAACTGCTGCGCTATTCGCTGAAGAGGGTGCCATGTTTCCCCCGTTTGAATCTGCTGTAGTAGGACCAGAGGCGATCGCAGCCTACCTGAGACAGGAAGCACAGGGCATGAAAATTGAGGTGCGGCAGTGCGTCCAGGAAACTCTGGAAACGGGCATTACGGAAGTAAAGGTAGCGGGTAAGGTGCAAACGCCTTTGTTCGGCGTCAATGTCACCTGGATGTTTGGCTTAAACGATCGGCTAGAACTCCTGGCAGTCCGGATTAAACTGCTGGCGGCGCTGGAGGATTTGCTGAAGCTGAAGCAGTAG
- a CDS encoding segregation/condensation protein A has translation MSLSLAQNAIALLIDLAERGEIDPWDVQVIEVIDRFLSKLQPETGQTLQGTIPASESGRAPYEADLSQSGQAFLYASMLLLLKADSLVREASAQPPPEEEFAEEFDPLANTGLPPNLERRIRRRATAPPISSRRVTLPELITQLNLIAAAMAEPRARRVVARRPRPHSQKQAIRTIAQLAHQENLSEVAAILEQFLTERWQELSQGEEWMEFEQLLHWWREAQPQANPSGNSAEENADSQHSHAPSETSDRVGVFWALLLLSAQSKVELSQQVFYHDLNVRSLTTLPPDSETLPAFVLPD, from the coding sequence ATGTCCCTTTCCCTCGCGCAAAATGCCATTGCCCTTCTCATTGACCTGGCAGAGCGGGGCGAAATTGATCCGTGGGATGTGCAGGTCATTGAAGTGATCGATCGCTTCCTGAGTAAACTTCAGCCAGAAACCGGACAAACACTTCAGGGCACGATTCCTGCCAGCGAAAGTGGACGCGCCCCCTACGAAGCAGATTTATCCCAATCTGGGCAGGCATTCCTCTATGCTTCGATGCTGCTGCTGCTGAAGGCAGATAGTCTGGTGCGGGAAGCCAGTGCCCAGCCGCCGCCCGAAGAGGAGTTTGCAGAGGAGTTTGATCCCCTTGCTAACACCGGATTGCCGCCCAACCTGGAACGCCGGATTCGGCGTCGAGCAACTGCGCCTCCCATTTCTTCCCGGCGAGTCACCCTGCCGGAGCTAATCACCCAGCTGAATCTAATTGCTGCGGCAATGGCAGAGCCAAGAGCGCGCCGCGTGGTTGCCCGCCGTCCCCGCCCCCACAGCCAGAAGCAAGCCATTCGCACGATCGCCCAGCTTGCCCACCAGGAGAACCTTTCGGAAGTAGCGGCAATTCTGGAGCAGTTTCTCACCGAACGCTGGCAAGAACTCAGCCAGGGCGAAGAATGGATGGAGTTTGAGCAGTTGCTCCACTGGTGGCGAGAGGCACAGCCCCAGGCGAACCCATCTGGAAACTCGGCTGAGGAGAACGCAGATTCCCAGCATTCGCACGCTCCCTCGGAGACCAGCGATCGGGTCGGAGTGTTCTGGGCACTGCTGCTGCTGTCTGCTCAATCGAAAGTGGAGCTATCGCAGCAGGTGTTCTATCACGATCTGAACGTTCGCAGCCTGACGACCCTACCTCCCGACTCGGAAACTCTGCCTGCTTTCGTTCTGCCGGACTGA
- the hflX gene encoding GTPase HflX codes for MPTVYGNLQGIRSTQLKQIEALSDQRQAGDRVCSTEFAQSLARLSSTIHHPLCAYINRRGQVIRIGVGTPLQTQLPQSELPRQGADRLSGIRCISVMSHPPDRGSLVAMLKQRWDSLAVLVIPESKRKEPAEIETTYLAHLVPDFDQPWTVSEAMPLEKLVNLELDDLVYDWEKDLRESGFDLEQFQAPTDGDRVLLVGLMTDDTNARQFEDSLTELRRLVDTAGGEVIGVVEQRRGSPHPQTVVGQGKVEEIALQVQTQGANLVVIDRDISPSQARNLEEQIGVRVVDRTEIILDIFAQRAQSQAGKLQVELAQLEYRLPRLRGQGRDLSRLGAGIGTRGPGETKLETERRTIQRRIQLLQQEVNQLQAHRSRLRQQRQQQQIPVVSLVGYTNAGKSTLLNVMTQADVYVADQLFATLDPTTRRLTIADEMTGVRQEILLTDTVGFIHHLPPALMDAFRATLEEVTEANALVHLVDLSHPAWAAHIASVETVLDALPATPPTALLAFNKTDRVSPEVLKQVQQDYPDAVFISATERIGLDRLKQEVLKLLGITIQPGEVELG; via the coding sequence ATGCCAACGGTCTACGGGAATCTTCAGGGAATTCGATCGACTCAGCTTAAGCAAATCGAGGCACTGTCTGATCAGCGTCAGGCGGGCGATCGCGTTTGTTCGACCGAGTTTGCCCAATCGTTGGCGCGACTCAGCAGCACGATCCATCATCCCCTTTGCGCCTATATCAACCGACGCGGACAGGTCATTCGGATTGGGGTGGGTACACCGCTTCAGACCCAGTTACCCCAGAGTGAACTGCCGCGCCAGGGAGCCGATCGCCTCAGTGGAATTCGCTGTATTTCCGTCATGTCTCATCCGCCGGATCGGGGAAGTCTGGTCGCGATGCTGAAACAGCGATGGGATAGTCTAGCCGTCCTGGTGATTCCCGAATCGAAACGCAAAGAACCTGCCGAAATTGAAACGACCTATCTGGCGCACCTCGTACCGGACTTTGATCAGCCCTGGACAGTTTCGGAGGCAATGCCGCTGGAGAAGTTAGTCAATCTAGAGCTGGATGATCTGGTCTACGACTGGGAAAAGGATCTGCGCGAATCGGGCTTTGATCTGGAGCAGTTTCAGGCTCCGACGGATGGCGATCGCGTCCTCCTGGTGGGCTTGATGACGGATGATACGAATGCCCGACAGTTTGAGGATAGCCTGACGGAACTGCGGCGATTGGTGGACACGGCAGGGGGTGAAGTGATTGGAGTGGTTGAACAGCGGCGAGGCAGTCCCCATCCGCAAACCGTGGTCGGTCAGGGAAAGGTGGAGGAAATTGCGCTTCAGGTGCAGACTCAGGGCGCGAATCTGGTGGTGATCGATCGGGATATTTCTCCGTCTCAAGCTCGCAATCTGGAGGAGCAAATCGGGGTAAGGGTGGTCGATCGCACCGAGATTATTCTGGATATTTTCGCGCAGCGGGCACAGTCTCAGGCGGGTAAGCTTCAGGTGGAACTGGCACAGCTTGAATATCGGCTACCCAGACTGCGGGGACAGGGACGGGATTTGTCTCGATTAGGCGCAGGCATCGGCACAAGAGGACCAGGGGAAACGAAGCTGGAAACCGAACGACGGACGATTCAGCGGCGGATTCAGCTTTTGCAGCAGGAAGTGAATCAGCTCCAGGCACATCGATCGCGCCTCCGTCAGCAGCGACAGCAGCAGCAAATTCCAGTCGTTTCGCTGGTGGGCTACACGAACGCAGGTAAATCCACGCTGTTGAATGTGATGACCCAGGCAGATGTCTACGTGGCGGATCAGCTTTTTGCCACCCTCGATCCGACGACGCGCCGCCTGACGATCGCCGATGAGATGACCGGAGTGAGACAGGAAATTCTCCTCACCGATACGGTGGGCTTTATCCATCACCTGCCGCCTGCCCTGATGGATGCCTTCCGCGCCACTCTGGAGGAAGTTACCGAAGCCAACGCCCTGGTGCATCTGGTCGATCTGTCCCATCCCGCCTGGGCAGCTCACATCGCATCCGTGGAAACCGTGCTGGATGCCCTTCCCGCTACGCCGCCCACTGCCCTCTTAGCATTTAATAAAACCGATCGCGTCTCCCCCGAAGTCCTGAAACAGGTACAGCAGGACTATCCCGATGCCGTCTTTATCTCTGCTACGGAAAGGATCGGACTCGATCGCCTGAAGCAGGAAGTCCTGAAGCTGTTAGGAATCACGATACAGCCGGGAGAAGTGGAATTGGGTTAA
- a CDS encoding orange carotenoid protein N-terminal domain-containing protein, translated as MTYTTEFRPTVLSNPYLSSNIADAVTATTAQFKQLSIDDQLAVLWYAYTEMGRSITPAAPGAARLQFAEGILAQIKAMSYDEQLQVMRDLASNANTPLCRSYGVLSVNTKLAFWYQLAEMMVQGTVVPMPAGYQLSAPGQAVLESIKQLDMGQQITVLRNTVVNMGVDPLAD; from the coding sequence ATGACTTACACCACAGAATTTCGTCCTACCGTTCTCTCCAACCCTTACCTGTCCAGCAACATTGCAGACGCTGTCACCGCTACAACCGCTCAGTTCAAGCAGCTTAGCATCGACGACCAGCTTGCCGTGTTGTGGTACGCCTATACGGAAATGGGACGATCGATTACGCCTGCGGCTCCCGGTGCTGCTCGCCTCCAGTTTGCAGAGGGCATTCTGGCACAAATCAAAGCAATGTCCTACGATGAGCAGCTTCAGGTAATGCGCGACCTGGCAAGCAATGCTAATACCCCGCTCTGCCGCTCCTATGGCGTTCTCAGCGTCAACACCAAGCTGGCTTTCTGGTATCAGCTCGCAGAAATGATGGTTCAGGGCACAGTAGTTCCGATGCCTGCGGGCTATCAGCTCTCTGCACCGGGGCAAGCCGTTCTAGAATCCATCAAACAGCTCGATATGGGGCAGCAAATCACCGTCCTGCGAAACACCGTTGTCAACATGGGTGTTGATCCCCTGGCTGACTAG
- a CDS encoding sugar phosphate nucleotidyltransferase, translated as MKAMILAAGKGTRVRPITYTIPKPMIPILQKPVMEFLLELLRQHGFDQIMVNVSHLANEIESYFRDGQRFGVQIAYSFEGSIVDGELKGKAMGSAGGMRRIQDFSPFFDDTFIVLCGDALIDLDLTAAVKWHREKGSIATVIMKSVPREDVSSYGVVVTDETGRIKAFQEKPSVEEALSTDINTGIYIFEPEIFNYIPSGMEYDIGGDLFPKLVEIGAPFYGISMDFEWVDIGKVPDYWQAIRDVLSGKVKNVEIPGHEVAPGIYTGLNVAVNWDKVNIQGPVYIGGMTKIEDGATIIGPAMIGPSCHICRNATVDNSVIFEYSRLGENVRLVNKLVFGRYCVDKDGASIDLQAAALDWLITDTRQTLPAAPPVEHRAIVELLSNGS; from the coding sequence ATGAAAGCCATGATTCTGGCAGCGGGAAAGGGGACGAGGGTTCGCCCCATTACTTACACCATTCCCAAGCCCATGATTCCAATTCTGCAAAAGCCTGTAATGGAGTTCCTGCTGGAACTGCTCAGACAGCATGGCTTTGACCAAATCATGGTAAATGTGAGCCACCTGGCAAACGAGATCGAAAGCTACTTTCGCGATGGTCAGCGGTTCGGCGTGCAGATTGCCTATTCCTTCGAGGGCAGCATTGTTGATGGTGAGTTAAAGGGTAAGGCAATGGGGTCTGCTGGCGGCATGAGGCGCATCCAGGACTTCTCACCATTTTTTGATGACACCTTTATCGTTCTCTGCGGAGATGCGTTGATCGATCTGGATCTGACCGCAGCCGTAAAATGGCATCGGGAAAAGGGATCGATCGCCACCGTTATCATGAAGTCTGTGCCGCGCGAGGATGTCTCTAGCTATGGGGTTGTCGTCACTGACGAAACGGGCAGAATCAAGGCATTCCAGGAAAAGCCCTCCGTTGAGGAAGCCCTCAGTACGGACATTAACACGGGGATTTACATCTTTGAGCCGGAAATCTTCAACTACATTCCCTCCGGCATGGAGTACGACATCGGCGGCGACCTTTTCCCCAAGCTGGTCGAAATTGGTGCGCCGTTCTATGGCATCTCAATGGACTTTGAGTGGGTTGATATCGGTAAAGTACCCGACTACTGGCAAGCTATCCGGGATGTGCTGTCCGGTAAGGTGAAAAACGTCGAGATTCCCGGTCATGAGGTTGCCCCCGGCATTTACACTGGGCTGAACGTGGCGGTGAACTGGGACAAGGTGAATATCCAGGGTCCGGTCTACATTGGCGGCATGACGAAGATTGAGGACGGAGCAACAATTATTGGTCCTGCGATGATTGGTCCAAGCTGCCATATCTGCCGGAACGCCACCGTGGATAACAGCGTAATTTTTGAATACTCTCGTTTAGGGGAGAATGTGCGTTTGGTGAATAAGCTCGTCTTCGGTCGCTACTGCGTTGATAAGGACGGAGCCTCGATCGACCTGCAAGCGGCGGCACTAGACTGGCTGATTACCGATACCCGTCAAACCCTGCCTGCGGCTCCCCCCGTTGAGCATCGGGCGATCGTGGAATTATTGAGCAACGGCAGTTAG
- a CDS encoding circadian clock KaiB family protein produces MGNQTPVRSLQSLRPDQTLFKGIALFTPGGDLIYCIDTDKQSYWHLQLCAVLQELLGLPEPPHFLVPAYTATIDRWWDAQSQSVRTVAEASPFLLRHQSLLNALFGISNVVWEVAPCPEELCDPSVLQSYRKQFPQLWQDHDLLVRFEKAKPLSPNPTVSVPLSWSSSQSEASQLPEHSTEQAQGYVFRLFVSGTTRGTERILKELHQLLEQMLQRSYTLKIVDIHRHPELAEADQISATPTLVRVWPRPVRRIVGDLANASQLLQALIVTDWSE; encoded by the coding sequence ATGGGTAATCAGACCCCCGTTCGCTCACTCCAGTCCCTCAGACCAGACCAGACTCTCTTCAAAGGCATTGCGCTTTTTACGCCAGGCGGAGATTTAATTTATTGTATTGATACCGATAAGCAGAGCTACTGGCATTTGCAGCTTTGTGCAGTTCTACAAGAGCTGTTGGGATTGCCCGAACCGCCTCACTTTCTGGTACCTGCCTATACTGCTACGATCGATCGCTGGTGGGATGCCCAAAGTCAATCTGTTCGCACCGTTGCGGAGGCATCGCCGTTTCTGCTGCGGCACCAATCTCTACTCAATGCGCTGTTTGGCATCAGTAATGTTGTTTGGGAGGTTGCACCCTGTCCGGAAGAACTGTGTGACCCCAGCGTACTTCAGAGCTATCGCAAACAGTTTCCCCAGCTGTGGCAGGATCACGACCTGCTGGTGCGATTTGAAAAAGCCAAGCCGCTCTCGCCCAACCCAACAGTTAGTGTCCCCCTGTCCTGGTCTTCCAGCCAATCGGAAGCTTCCCAACTGCCTGAACACAGCACAGAACAGGCTCAAGGCTATGTGTTTCGCCTATTTGTTTCAGGCACCACCCGAGGAACGGAGCGCATTCTCAAAGAGCTACATCAGCTTTTAGAACAGATGCTTCAGCGATCGTACACGCTCAAAATTGTAGATATTCATCGCCATCCCGAACTGGCAGAGGCAGATCAGATTTCGGCAACCCCTACGCTGGTACGCGTTTGGCCCCGCCCAGTCCGGCGAATTGTAGGAGATTTGGCCAATGCCAGTCAACTGCTGCAAGCGCTGATCGTCACGGATTGGTCGGAGTAG
- the accD gene encoding acetyl-CoA carboxylase, carboxyltransferase subunit beta: MSLFDWFANRRKSGSTNTERQEREIADGLWSKCPECSVLTYTKDLRANQMVCAECGHHLRIFSDERIYQLIDANTWKPLDTDILPTDPLSFRDRKSYGDRLRETQERIKLTDAVQTGLGQLDGLPIGLGVMDFRFMGGSMGSVVGEKLTRMIERSTRERLPVVILCASGGARMQEGMLSLMQMAKISAALERHRESSLLYVPVLTHPTTGGVTASFAMLGDVILAEPKATIAFAGRRVVEQTLREKLPDDFQTSEYLLTHGFVDAIVPRTQLKKTLAQLIRLHQPYPSPTATHPGHFVHVAETLPVNGRVQ, from the coding sequence ATGTCTCTATTTGACTGGTTTGCCAATCGACGAAAATCGGGTTCGACGAACACGGAGCGACAGGAGCGCGAGATCGCAGACGGCTTGTGGAGTAAGTGCCCCGAATGCAGTGTCCTCACCTACACCAAAGACCTGCGGGCAAATCAAATGGTCTGCGCTGAGTGCGGTCATCACCTGCGAATCTTTAGCGACGAGCGCATTTACCAGCTCATTGATGCGAACACCTGGAAGCCCCTCGACACCGATATTTTGCCCACCGATCCGCTGTCCTTCCGCGATCGCAAATCCTACGGCGATCGGCTGCGGGAAACCCAGGAGCGGATCAAACTCACGGATGCCGTCCAAACCGGACTGGGACAGCTCGACGGTCTGCCGATCGGCTTGGGCGTGATGGATTTCCGCTTTATGGGCGGCAGTATGGGGTCTGTGGTGGGCGAAAAGCTGACCCGCATGATTGAGCGATCGACTCGTGAGCGACTCCCGGTGGTGATCCTCTGTGCGTCCGGCGGAGCCAGAATGCAGGAGGGAATGCTGAGCCTGATGCAGATGGCAAAAATCTCAGCGGCGCTGGAGCGTCATCGGGAATCTTCGCTGCTGTACGTTCCGGTTCTCACCCACCCCACGACGGGCGGCGTGACGGCAAGCTTCGCCATGCTGGGCGACGTTATTCTGGCAGAACCGAAGGCAACGATCGCCTTTGCGGGTCGGCGGGTGGTAGAACAAACCCTGCGCGAAAAGCTTCCCGACGACTTCCAAACATCTGAGTATTTGCTGACTCACGGCTTTGTGGATGCGATCGTGCCTCGCACACAGCTTAAGAAAACCCTGGCGCAGCTAATTCGTCTGCATCAGCCCTATCCGTCACCCACGGCAACCCATCCGGGTCATTTTGTCCATGTGGCAGAAACTTTGCCCGTAAATGGGAGAGTTCAGTAG
- a CDS encoding DUF2007 domain-containing protein produces the protein MTWITLRTTSTQWEAELMQQMLEAQGIPARLVFDRAMPHWGCGVPFTLQVRAQDQWTALLLLSPIEENLEESV, from the coding sequence GTGACCTGGATCACGCTAAGAACAACCAGTACGCAGTGGGAGGCAGAGCTGATGCAGCAAATGCTAGAAGCTCAGGGGATACCCGCTCGCCTCGTATTCGATCGCGCCATGCCGCATTGGGGTTGCGGTGTGCCGTTTACGTTGCAGGTTCGCGCCCAAGACCAATGGACTGCTCTCCTCCTGCTCAGCCCCATCGAAGAAAACCTTGAAGAAAGCGTTTGA